The Thermosipho affectus DNA window GTTGAAAAGAAAAATTTTATAAAAGAAAATACAAATACTTTAAAAAAAGAAATTACAAAATTAAAAAAAGAACCATTGGAAACAGGGAAAGATCAGAAGTTTTTTGATATCTCAAAGAAAGATGAAAAATTAAAAAATTTACGGAGAAATGTTATAAAGAGTAAAGTAGTTGAAAATAGTAAAGTAATTGAAAAAAAGGAGGATATATCTCCTTTCCATTCAATAGAAAAAACTTATTTGAATGTAAAAGAATATGTAAATGGACTCAATGAAGATGGAATTTTTCAAGGTGATTTTGTTGGTGATATTAAGAAAAATATAACAAGTGAAAATATAAAAAATAATGATAAAAAGAAAAATATAATTCTAAATTCTTCAAAGAAGATGGATGTTAAAAATATTAAAGCTGTTAAGTATAGTAAAGCTAAAGAAGTGAAAAAATTGGATGTTCCTGCAAAAATAGGCAAAGAGATAGAAAAAAAAGAAACTAAGATAAATTTAAAAGTGCAAGAAGTTATAACGAATTTTTTAGAAAAGTTAGAAGGGAAAGAATCTTATCTTTTAGAAAACAATCAAGTGAGCTTAAATGTGGATATTAAGGATTTAAGATTGTTGTGTGAAAATGTAAAACATTTAAAAAATATTAAAATAAAAGATGTGAAGTTACCAAAGGATACCCCACCCAAGATTAAAGTAATTTTTACAAATGAGAATAACCTAGAAAAAAAGCTATTAAAAAGAGATGTAATATTGAATAGGAGTATAATTTTAAATAAAAAAAAGGATGTAGTTTACTTTTTCAAAGACAAAATATTTAGAATTGGAAATAAGACTATAAATTCTTTAATATTAATACCTATTTCTATGACAAATGAGAAATTATCCCCAATAATTAGAGAAAAAAATCCTCCAAAGACAAATGAAATTAATAGAAGGGTTAAAATTTTAGAGCGGTTTATTAGGGAAAACAATGTTTTTTTGAAGAATAATATAAAGGGGGATAGTGAACATAAGTTGAAAATAGAATTTATTTTTGAAAGCGAAAGAAATATAAAAAAACATGTAGCACGTAAGGAAGTTAATCCAAAAATTTCCAATGAAATTTTCAAATATCAAGCAAGAAAATTATATAAGATGCCAAAATATGAAGAAGTGCATACGAAAATTGATCTTTTGAATAATACAGAGAAGGCGAACAATTTACATGTAATTAGAACAGAACTAGAATCTCAAAATAGAAACATAGAGGAAATTTACAAAAAAATTACGGAGATGATAGAGAATAAAGGAAGTTATAAAGAAAAAGCAATAATTGATTTAAAACATCCAGCTTTTGGCAAGCTTGAGGTTAATTTGGAAAAAGTGGATAACGAAGTAGTTATAAGATTTGTTTTTGAAAATAAAGAATCAAGAGATATTGTAGAAAAAGGATTACACAATTTAAGGGAAAGATTTAATAATATAGGGCTTGAGATCAAAGAATATTCTTTTGAAGTTAAAGAAGAACAAGAATGGTATGAAGAAGAAAAACAAGACAAAGGAAATGAACAAAATAGAAAGCAAAAAAAGAGGTGGGTGAAAGATAATGATGAACTGGATACAAATGAATAATATTTATCCAATGGAAAATTCAAAAAATCACGGTGTAAAAAAAGAGTTAGACAAGGAAGCGTTTTTAGAACTATTAGTTACTCAATTAAAAAATCAGGATCCTTTAGAGCCATTAAAAGATAGGGAGTTTATTGCTCAAATGACGCAGTTATCTACACTTGAACAAATTACAAATATGAGTGAGTCAGTTCAAAAATTTGTTGAAAGTTCAGCATCGTTGTATAGAGCACAAGTTTCATCTATGGTGGGAAAGTATGCTGTTGTAAAGTCGAATATTATTGAGTTAAAAAACGGTGTGACAAATACCCAAGTTTTTAAATTAGAAGAACCTTCGCATGTAATTTTAAAGATATACGATGAAAATGGGAAAATTGTTAAAGAGGAAGACCTTGGAAATTTGGAAGCAGGTATGCAGACCTTTTTATGGGACGGTAGGAACAATGACGGAGTTGCTTTACCAGATGGGATTTATAATTTTGGACTTTATACGGTACAACCTGATGGAAGTTTAAGTGAAATTTCAGCTATGGATGGTGGAAAAGTTGAAGCAGTGCAGTTTAAAGATAATGATGTATATGTACTTGTGAATGGGAATTTGTATCCGATAAATTCAATAATAGAAATTTCTGAAGAGGGGTGAAATAGATGATAAGATCAATTTACAGTGGAGTAACTGGTCTTCAAGGATTTCAACAGGCTATTGATGTCGTAGGAAATAATATTGCAAATGTCAGTACAATAGGTTTTAAAGCATCGCGCGTAACTTATGCAACAACTTTTTCTCAGGTTTTGGAGTTGTCAAAAAGGGCAACAGAGCTTACAGGTGGGACAAATCCAAAGCAAATAGGCTATGGTGTAAAAGTTGCATCAATAGATAAGATAATGTCTCAAGGGAGTTTTCAAAACACGGGGAAAAAAACTGATCTTGCAATTCAAGGAGATGGTTTTTTTATTCTAAGAGATGGTACAGGAAAGACATATTATACTAGAGCGGGGAACTTTGATTTAGATGTGAATGGTACAATTATACAACCAACTTCAGGGTTAAAATTGCAGGGATGGATAGCCGAACCAGATCCAGAATCTGGCAAAAGATATGTAGATACAAATAAACCAATATCAGATATCCAAATTTCTGCTGGACTTTCTATGTCTGCAAAGAAGACTACTTCTATGACTGTGGCAAATAATTTAGATGCAAGAGTTGGCCCAGGTAAAACTGTTATGACATTGTCAGGTTACGGAGGAACTTCTGTAAATGTAAAGATAATTTTCGATAGAGATAAGGGAGGTTTACAGGATCCATTTGCAGATTATCAAATTTATAGAGCAAAAGTATACAGTGGAACAGATGATAATATCGATGGAGAGATATATATGAAATTTGACAAATTTGGTAATGTTGTACAATCTGGTGCAATAAAGCAAAAGTTGAGTGTTACAGCAACGACTGATGGAAGTGTTAATTTAAGTGGAATAGGTCAGGAGGATGGAAATTACACATTTATTATCAGAGATTCTAGTGGCAAAATTTTGGATGTTCAAACTGCTAGTGTAAGTTCAGGAACTACAATTGTTGCTTCTGATCAAATAAAGAATGGTAGTGATTATGTGATAGAAGTTGCAAAAGATGTTGTTGATCTTGCAACTCCTGGGTTTATCGCATCAACGGAAAATGGAACGGTGGTTTCAACTAATCAGTTGGATTTCACATATAACGGAGCAGATATTTCTTCCAATGCAAAAGTATTTGTTAGAGATTCAAACGGTAATTTGGTTGCACAATATGATTTTACTTCTGGTTTGATAAATGGTACAAACTATAGTTTGACGGGTGTTTTTGATCCAGCAGAGACTTATACGGTGGAAGTTTATAACGGTTCGACTGTAAATAGTCTAGTAGTTCCTGGAAGTGGTGAACCTAGATTTTACGAAGCGGATAATCCTACTAATTTTTCTGTTACAGATTTTAATTCACCATTTTATACAACATCGGTGCAGGTATATGATACGCTTGGTAACGCGTATACATTATATATAGATTTCGTAAAACTTTCTGCAAATTACAACGATGGTTCTGCAAATTATAAAAATGCTTGGGCATTTAGAGTAAGGAGTGCTTCGGGAGAGAATGTAAAATATTTAAGTAATTACGATACTGGGCAAGAGATAACAAGTGGTACAACTGGTGTTATGACTTTTGATGAGAGTGGAAGGTATACAGGATTGTATGCTTTTGATCCAATAACTGGTCAGATAAATCGTGGAGAATCTATTGATGCAATTAAATTTAATGCTGCAGAAAACGGAGATGGGGAAGTAAAAATTAAATTGAATCTGACTGGTATAACGCAGTTTGCTGCAACCTCTGATGCTTATGTTGTTGAACAAAACGGAAATGCTCAAGGTACTTTGGAGTCTTTCTCAATTGCAGAAAATGGAGATATAATTGGTACATTTAGTAATGGACTTACTGATAAACTTGGGAAGGTAGCACTTGCTATTTTTAATAATCCTGCGGGTCTTTTGGAGGCAGGGAACTCTCTTTACACGGAAAGTGCGAATAGTGGAAGCGCAATAATTAGACAACCTGGATTTGGGGGTTCTGGTGCATTGATTTCTGGAGCACTTGAAATGTCAAATGTAGATTTGTCCGAAGAGTTTACAAAATTAATAATTGCTCAGAGAGGTTTTCAAGCAAATGCGAGAGTTGTAACTACTGCTGATCAAATTCTTCAAGAAGTAGTGAATTTAAGACGATAAAATAAGGGGTGAAGTGTATTATCTTACTTACTTTTTTAAATAAGAAAAAATTTTATCTTAATGCAGAGTACATTGAAAAAGTAGAAGCTTTGCCTGATACAACTATTACACTCTACAATGGGAAAAAGTATATTGTATTGGAAAGTGTGGAGGAAGTAATTGAAGAAATAATGGAATATAGAAGAAGAATTTTGAGTATTCCCCCTTTATATAAGGATGGTGAGGAATAATGGATATAGCATTACTGGGTGGTATGGGTTTGGCCTTTATTATGGTTATTTATGGTATTATATCCGGTGGAGGTGACTTTGCGGCTTTTATCAATATTCCATCAATAGTTATAGTCATTGGTGGTTCGATAGGTGCTGCAGTTGCTGCAAATCCTAAAGATATAGCTTTTAAATTTGTCCAAGTTGCACTAGAGTCTTTAAAAGAACCAAAGACTGACTATGTAAATCTTTTGAAAACTTTGGTTTCGTTATCTGAAAAAGCTAGAAGGGAAGGACTTTTATCCCTAGAGGAAAATATTGAACAACTTGAAGATCCATTTATGAAAAAAGGGTTACAATTATTGGTTGATGGTACTGAACCAGAAGTTTTAAAGTCTATGATGGAAATTGAAATAGAAGTTGCTTCAAGTGAAATGAATTTGAAAAAAGGGTTATTTGATGCAATTGGAGCATATGCTCCTGCTTTTGGTATGATAGGTACTTTGATTGGTTTAATACAAATGCTTAAAAGTTTGAATGATCCAAATTCTTTAGGTCCATCTATGGCAGTTGCACTTATTACTACGCTATATGGTTCAATAATGGCTAATGCCTTTGCGTTGCCAATTTCAGAGAAAATAGGAAAAAGAATATTAAATATGGAATTAGAAAAAAACATGATATTAGAAGGTATTTTATCAATTCAAGCTGGAGAAAATCCAAGAATATTAGAAGAAAAATTAAAGGCGTTCTTACCTCAAGCGGCTAAAGCACAATACGAGGCATCTACTCAGGAGGCAAGTGCATAATGGCTAAAAAGCAAGAATGTCCAAAAGGTGCCCCTTTGTGGATGACCACATATGGTGATATGGTTACGTTGTTGCTGACATTTTTTGTGTTGCTCTTTGCAATGTCTAGTATTAGTCCAGGTAAGTTTCAACAAGTTGCGGTAGGTTTAACATCGGCTTTAAATGGAAATCCCCCAAGTGTTTTAACTGGTGGAAAATCTTTACAAACAGAACCATTAATTTCACAAAATCCTGGGGTTTATCAGGAGATTTTAAGGATATCAGAGGAATACAAAGGAAAGGTAACTGTACAGGAAAAAGATGAAGGTACATTAATTACAATTAGTGATTTGGATATATTTGAACCAGGGAGTGCAAGGTTAACTGCTGAAGCGAAAAAACTTTTGGAAAAATTGGGAACTGTGATAATTGAACATACTACTAATGTTCTCGAAGTATATGGTTTTGCAAATGAAATACCTTTGCCTGAGAATTCTATATATTTTTCCAATTGGCATCTCAGTGCTGCACGGGCTTCTAGTGTTGTTCTTTTCTTTACAACAGAATTAAAACAGAAACGTTCATTAGAAAGAATAGCGGATATCCAGTTAGGAAGGTTTGATCCAGATTACTATTATGCACCTGAGAGGTTTGTACCAATAGGGAAGGGTGATGTTGAAATACAAAAAGAAATAAAAGCATTGAGAAATTTATATGAATTTAAACTTGAAGAGATGAGAAAAAAGTTAGTTGCAGGTGAAATTACGAGAAACGAGTGGAATGATTTTGTTGCAAGACTCACTCAAGAAACCGATCAGAAAATCGTGGATTTAAGGCAAAAATATAGAAGAATTGATATTTTGATAAAGAGAGAATTAGCAAAATAGGAGGGGTTCAAATGCCAGAGGAAGAAATTCAAGAAGCTCAGCCAAAGAAAAAAAAGGGAATAATGGGATTGCTAATGCCAATTTTGATACCTTTAGTTATATCGTTAGTGGTAAGTGTTGCAGTGGTTATGTTCTTGGGCAATAACACTCAACCACAAGCTGCAAAAGAAACTACTCAATCTGAAACTACTTCTGCAGTTCCTATAAAAGCGGTTGTTATTCAGCCAGGAACTTATCAGACGTTTATGTTAAAAGGCGGAAAGGAAGTTGCTGTTATTGACTCGCTTTCGTTTAAGGTGGGAAGCGATCAATGTAGAGGTTTAATTGCAGAAAAGAATGATGAAATCATGGATGCTTTAATGCTTATTTTTCTTAGTAAAGAGAGAACAGAAATAAATACACCTGCAGGGATAGAACTTTTGAAAAAACAAATAAAAAATGCTGTAAATGAAATAACAGGATTTGTTGGTGAAAAAGAAAAACAAGGAGTGATAGATGTATATCTTTATATAAAAGCTGTTAGCTCTGTACAGTAATTGAGGTGATAATATGTCTGATGTTTTAAGTCAGGAAGAAATAGATAGGTTATTACAGGCTGTAAATCAAGGAGAAGTATCGATTGAAGAGGTAAAAAAAGAGGAAGAAGAGAAAAAAGTTAGAACTTACGATTTCCTAAGACCTAGGAAATTTTCCAAAGAACAAGAAAGAACATTGCAGATGCTCCATGAGAATTTTGCAAGAAGTTTATCAACGTATTTTTCTGGTAGATTGAGAAGTTTTGTTGCGGTTGATCTTGTAAGTATTGACCAGATGACATATGATGAGTTTATAAAGTCGATAAAAAATCCTTCCTTTATTACTGTATTTTCTGCAAAGGAATTTGTTGGAAGTGCTGTACTGGATATAGATTTAGAGATTTTTTACGGTATTTTGGAAATTTTACTAGGAGGTCCAGGAACTTCTGTTGAGTTAAATAGACCTCCAACAGGAACTGAAATAGAAGTTATGAGAAAAGAAGTTGTAAATATCTTGACAAATTTATCACAGGCGTGGAATAGTGTTTATTCTTTTGTTCCTGTTATTGAAGCTATTGAAACAAACCCACAATTTGTTCAAGTGGTGGCGTTAAATGAAATGGTTTTGGTGATAACGTTTTTCGTAAATATTGGTAAACTTGAGGGATATATAAATGTCTGTTGGCCTTCTTCATTGGTGGAACCAATTGGAGAAAAGTTAACTACCCAGAGTTGGTTTAAAACAAAACAGAAAATTGTTTCCGAGGAGGATATGAAAGCTTTAAGAGAGAATCTTGCAAGAACAATTGTGGAGTTATCTGCAACTATTGGAGAAACTAACTTGACACTTTGGGATATTTTAAATCTTGAGGTTGGTGATGTAATACGTTTAAATACTTTTAAAGAGGATCCTCTAAAGATAAAACTAAATGGGAAGGATAAATTTCTTGGGGTTCCAGGTGTTTTTAAAGGAAGGTATGCAGTTAGAATTGTAGAGGTGTTAGATGAGGAGGAGATAAAATGATGGGAGACGAACAATTTCTTTCGCAAGAAGAGTTGGACTCTCTTTTGAATCAAATAGATGATTCGCAAAATGAACTAACTGATCTTGAAAAAGATATGTTTGGTGAAATTGGGAA harbors:
- the fliK gene encoding flagellar hook-length control protein FliK is translated as MNLLKQLIANNVEMNHGKNVKLKSQKESNSAFKQLVEEKKKIFGKTVSKEILRLQDEPFVDEKKLLKHVIESLETSVSTKNLTEDVKDKFSNVVFERKNGENSKKKEYKFSNMDGKKEILPRDEKTMLQEKKIVNIFEKKEILELDRLKSERSEEKNVKNSILRKMISDIKENNEKLLVLKSKKDGKVKIISKVFVENDIVEKKNFIKENTNTLKKEITKLKKEPLETGKDQKFFDISKKDEKLKNLRRNVIKSKVVENSKVIEKKEDISPFHSIEKTYLNVKEYVNGLNEDGIFQGDFVGDIKKNITSENIKNNDKKKNIILNSSKKMDVKNIKAVKYSKAKEVKKLDVPAKIGKEIEKKETKINLKVQEVITNFLEKLEGKESYLLENNQVSLNVDIKDLRLLCENVKHLKNIKIKDVKLPKDTPPKIKVIFTNENNLEKKLLKRDVILNRSIILNKKKDVVYFFKDKIFRIGNKTINSLILIPISMTNEKLSPIIREKNPPKTNEINRRVKILERFIRENNVFLKNNIKGDSEHKLKIEFIFESERNIKKHVARKEVNPKISNEIFKYQARKLYKMPKYEEVHTKIDLLNNTEKANNLHVIRTELESQNRNIEEIYKKITEMIENKGSYKEKAIIDLKHPAFGKLEVNLEKVDNEVVIRFVFENKESRDIVEKGLHNLRERFNNIGLEIKEYSFEVKEEQEWYEEEKQDKGNEQNRKQKKRWVKDNDELDTNE
- a CDS encoding flagellar basal body-associated FliL family protein, with the protein product MPEEEIQEAQPKKKKGIMGLLMPILIPLVISLVVSVAVVMFLGNNTQPQAAKETTQSETTSAVPIKAVVIQPGTYQTFMLKGGKEVAVIDSLSFKVGSDQCRGLIAEKNDEIMDALMLIFLSKERTEINTPAGIELLKKQIKNAVNEITGFVGEKEKQGVIDVYLYIKAVSSVQ
- a CDS encoding flagellar hook-basal body complex protein is translated as MIRSIYSGVTGLQGFQQAIDVVGNNIANVSTIGFKASRVTYATTFSQVLELSKRATELTGGTNPKQIGYGVKVASIDKIMSQGSFQNTGKKTDLAIQGDGFFILRDGTGKTYYTRAGNFDLDVNGTIIQPTSGLKLQGWIAEPDPESGKRYVDTNKPISDIQISAGLSMSAKKTTSMTVANNLDARVGPGKTVMTLSGYGGTSVNVKIIFDRDKGGLQDPFADYQIYRAKVYSGTDDNIDGEIYMKFDKFGNVVQSGAIKQKLSVTATTDGSVNLSGIGQEDGNYTFIIRDSSGKILDVQTASVSSGTTIVASDQIKNGSDYVIEVAKDVVDLATPGFIASTENGTVVSTNQLDFTYNGADISSNAKVFVRDSNGNLVAQYDFTSGLINGTNYSLTGVFDPAETYTVEVYNGSTVNSLVVPGSGEPRFYEADNPTNFSVTDFNSPFYTTSVQVYDTLGNAYTLYIDFVKLSANYNDGSANYKNAWAFRVRSASGENVKYLSNYDTGQEITSGTTGVMTFDESGRYTGLYAFDPITGQINRGESIDAIKFNAAENGDGEVKIKLNLTGITQFAATSDAYVVEQNGNAQGTLESFSIAENGDIIGTFSNGLTDKLGKVALAIFNNPAGLLEAGNSLYTESANSGSAIIRQPGFGGSGALISGALEMSNVDLSEEFTKLIIAQRGFQANARVVTTADQILQEVVNLRR
- a CDS encoding motility protein A: MDIALLGGMGLAFIMVIYGIISGGGDFAAFINIPSIVIVIGGSIGAAVAANPKDIAFKFVQVALESLKEPKTDYVNLLKTLVSLSEKARREGLLSLEENIEQLEDPFMKKGLQLLVDGTEPEVLKSMMEIEIEVASSEMNLKKGLFDAIGAYAPAFGMIGTLIGLIQMLKSLNDPNSLGPSMAVALITTLYGSIMANAFALPISEKIGKRILNMELEKNMILEGILSIQAGENPRILEEKLKAFLPQAAKAQYEASTQEASA
- a CDS encoding flagellar motor protein MotB, yielding MAKKQECPKGAPLWMTTYGDMVTLLLTFFVLLFAMSSISPGKFQQVAVGLTSALNGNPPSVLTGGKSLQTEPLISQNPGVYQEILRISEEYKGKVTVQEKDEGTLITISDLDIFEPGSARLTAEAKKLLEKLGTVIIEHTTNVLEVYGFANEIPLPENSIYFSNWHLSAARASSVVLFFTTELKQKRSLERIADIQLGRFDPDYYYAPERFVPIGKGDVEIQKEIKALRNLYEFKLEEMRKKLVAGEITRNEWNDFVARLTQETDQKIVDLRQKYRRIDILIKRELAK
- a CDS encoding flagellar FlbD family protein; the protein is MILLTFLNKKKFYLNAEYIEKVEALPDTTITLYNGKKYIVLESVEEVIEEIMEYRRRILSIPPLYKDGEE
- a CDS encoding flagellar hook assembly protein FlgD, with product MMNWIQMNNIYPMENSKNHGVKKELDKEAFLELLVTQLKNQDPLEPLKDREFIAQMTQLSTLEQITNMSESVQKFVESSASLYRAQVSSMVGKYAVVKSNIIELKNGVTNTQVFKLEEPSHVILKIYDENGKIVKEEDLGNLEAGMQTFLWDGRNNDGVALPDGIYNFGLYTVQPDGSLSEISAMDGGKVEAVQFKDNDVYVLVNGNLYPINSIIEISEEG
- the fliM gene encoding flagellar motor switch protein FliM; translation: MSDVLSQEEIDRLLQAVNQGEVSIEEVKKEEEEKKVRTYDFLRPRKFSKEQERTLQMLHENFARSLSTYFSGRLRSFVAVDLVSIDQMTYDEFIKSIKNPSFITVFSAKEFVGSAVLDIDLEIFYGILEILLGGPGTSVELNRPPTGTEIEVMRKEVVNILTNLSQAWNSVYSFVPVIEAIETNPQFVQVVALNEMVLVITFFVNIGKLEGYINVCWPSSLVEPIGEKLTTQSWFKTKQKIVSEEDMKALRENLARTIVELSATIGETNLTLWDILNLEVGDVIRLNTFKEDPLKIKLNGKDKFLGVPGVFKGRYAVRIVEVLDEEEIK